One Drosophila kikkawai strain 14028-0561.14 chromosome 3L, DkikHiC1v2, whole genome shotgun sequence genomic window carries:
- the LOC108083275 gene encoding uncharacterized protein, which produces MVGKWKKRYSSRIEKFSARGEKMALINAVKAKPIMWDLNHKDHFNARHIKSAWEEVAAELQKDVSVCRNAWKSLRASMRYHQKMSITRKTSGSAAGSDVPDPKANDDYDWVFAPHMTFLPDLWEKRGPLQLPKPPEASTLCETSEESEDVFAEYLDESQPSSPFDQSMLEEQELQLQKEIEDMEKERADRCVLTQKFSEYVDLQKSILSQAPNVRSLVSYWGSILQDLPKELQDEAEERVTKLLWDLKKRAKNYR; this is translated from the exons ATGGTGGGAAAGTGGAAGAAGAGATATAGTTCTAGGATCGAGAAATTTTCTGCCCGCGGGGAGAAAATGGCTTTAATAAATGCGGTCAAGGCGAAGCCCATAATGTGGGATTTAAACCACAAAGATCATTTTAATGCCAGACATATCAAAAGTGCCTGGGAGGAAGTTGCCGCAGAGTTACAGAAAGACG TGAGCGTTTGCAGAAACGCATGGAAATCCCTGCGGGCCAGCATGCGCTACCACCAGAAGATGTCCATAACAAGGAAAACAAGTGGAAGTGCTGCAGGGTCCGACGTTCCCGATCCGAAGGCGAATGACGACTATGATTGGGTCTTTGCGCCACATATGACTTTTTTGCCGGACCTCTGGGAAAAAAGGGG ACCGCTTCAGCTACCAAAACCACCAGAGGCGTCAACCTTGTGCGAAACTTCCGAGGAATCAGAAGACGTGTTTGCCGAATACCTCGACGAAAGTCAGCCGAGCAGCCCATTCGACCAGAGCATGTTagaggagcaggagctacAGCTGCAGAAGGAAATTGAGGACATGGAGAAGGAGAGAGCTGACCGCTGTGTGCTAACACAGAAATTTTCGGAGTACGTGGACTTGCAGAAGTCCATACTATCGCAGGCCCCAAACGTTCGGTCGCTGGTCTCCTACTGGGGCAGTATACTACAAGATCTGCCAAAAGAACTCCAAGATGAAGCCGAAGAGCGTGTAACCAAATTGCTGTGGGATTtgaaaaaaagagcaaaaaactATAGATAA